In one Ananas comosus cultivar F153 linkage group 12, ASM154086v1, whole genome shotgun sequence genomic region, the following are encoded:
- the LOC109718087 gene encoding serine/threonine-protein kinase HT1 — protein MVSCLRALRLGKKNKGGNSVPLPPPPPPSQPCSSSSSYPSSSSYPYPLHSELEIMEKKRWDSMDSWSMLLEPGNGDSSEGNREEWMADLSQLFLGNKFASGSNSRIYRGIYKQRAVAVKMVRIPDQEDDEKRRDLEEQFNSEVAFLSRLYHPNIVQFIAACKKPPVYCIITEYMSQGTLRMYLHKKEPYSLSTETILRLALDISRGMQYLHSQGVIHRDLKSHNLLLNDEMRVKVADFGTSCLETQCRASKGNMGTYRWMAPEMIKEKPYTRKVDVYSFGIVLWELTTALVPFQGMTPVQAAYAASEKNLRPPLSTTCSPVLNHLIKSCWSANPAKRPDFTYIVSVLEKFDHCLKEGLPILVHQEFGIGSSLVDLFKGCIMQHSSIPVRA, from the exons ATGGTTTCGTGTTTGCGGGCGCTGAGGCTGGGGAAGAAGAACAAGGGGGGCAATTCAGTGCCCTTGccaccccctccccctccctcacAACCatgttcctcctcctcctcttaccCTTCCTCATCTTCTTACCCCTATCCGTTGCATTCGGAGCTGGAGATCATGGAAAAGAAGAGGTGGGACAGTATGGACTCGTGGTCGATGCTGCTGGAGCCCGGAAACGGCGACAGTTCGGAGGGGAACCGCGAGGAGTGGATGGCGGACCTGTCGCAGCTGTTCCTAGGGAACAAGTTCGCATCGGGGTCGAACAGTCGGATCTACCGAGGGATTTACAAGCAGCGGGCGGTGGCCGTGAAGATGGTGAGGATTCCCGACCAGGAGGACGACGAGAAGCGGAGGGATCTCGAGGAGCAATTCAACTCCGAAGTCGCCTTCCTCTCCCGGCTTTACCATCCTAACATTGTGCAG TTTATAGCGGCGTGCAAGAAACCGCCCGTGTACTGTATCATCACGGAGTACATGTCGCAAGGAACGCTGAGGATGTATCTTCACAAGAAAGAGCCGTATTCGCTCTCGACCGAGACGATTCTGAGGTTAGCCCTCGACATATCGCGAGGAATGCAGTACCTGCACTCGCAAGGAGTGATTCACAGGGACCTCAAATCTCACAACTTGCTCCTGAATGACGAGATGCGAGTTAAGGTCGCTGATTTCGGCACGTCGTGCCTCGAGACGCAGTGTCGGGCCTCCAAAGGTAACATGGGAACTTACCGTTGGATGGCGCCCGAAATGATCAAGGAGAAACCGTACACTCGGAAGGTCGACGTCTATAGTTTCGGAATCGTGCTGTGGGAATTGACGACCGCGCTCGTTCCATTCCAGGGGATGACGCCCGTGCAGGCCGCGTACGCTGCTTCTGAGAAG AATCTGCGACCGCCCTTATCGACTACTTGTTCTCCCGTCCTCAATCATCTCATCAAGAGTTGCTGGTCTGCGAATCCTGCAAAAAGACCTGATTTCACCTACATTGTCTCTGTGTTGGAAAAGTTTGATCACTGCCTCAAAGAAGGCTTGCCTATCCTTGTACATCAAGAATTCGGAATCGGGAGTTCGCTTGTCGACCTCTTTAAGGGATGCATCATGCAACATTCATCGATACCTGTTCGCGCTTGA
- the LOC109718252 gene encoding putative disease resistance protein RGA1 gives MEAAILRRALEKLSSHEVTRVITRAESTERDGLIGQLTNIYLAVWTVGWPYWASPKRRELEDACSLTDRLVDLIHNFPHRSHAVTQVRALIPGPNFSHKLRRMKEIIFYFWRDQMIEILYCKSADLLDAKYQGDIDSNLKKLNYMFDQIFGALFSRPVALDCPREWNAPVIPRRSGTLRSASVESEILGRDEDKEKILQIIFSGPSDGLRFVHISGRDGSGKTALARLVYNDPRVKKYFDCRMWVTTPEDSDIELIVMKIINCVTQLANHTLDLGSLDKLCDYLCQVLRGRRFFLVLDDIWVENESEWETFKPFLSVGEGGSTVIMTTRGRDSVIIESAVPYELEPLPEDVCFDLLVKKAFGTENELDSGIVKKIVELCRSLPIANNMIGGILQCHPKNASHVLEYLNSHSNGDLNIHTLIKFSYYTLPWHLKLCILYLTMFPKDHTFDKQEIIDLWNVNGFIPCTQQDGIIKDYGRHCFNILVSYHFLQEVQYPEGQGNLKYCINSQVYTFLNYAVGSKHMATNAIDGMMCVKMSDDLRASPEQIRHLSLLCDENTRTFLSALSRCPNLQTLLLVKNSKMDELKQKIGITQINDDFFSRLKYLRVLDLHSCAISELPKSIKSLSFLRYLNLSETDIETIPESIGNLQELQILNLSYCKNFHTIPELIGGLQNMLILNLSHCKELCTLHPSITKLRNLETLNLEGCCKLDSLPESMYSLRELRHLNILGCSSLTTIPHQMGRLSNLQTLSRFIVTAERGRKIEELGSLDNLKGALQIENLEKALDPEDAKRAQLNSKRNITSLALYWSWLNFYNDDSEASDRTAQQVLEALQPPPSLEILDIFSYPGTGAPQWMTNGKSTLEYMVEIRLVNLKRLKSLPPLGQFPCLKVIEIRGMNAVTCVDDTFSGNDGTFPKLEKLTFFRLPNLQKWVMEDNQNKFPHLRDLTVAHCPKLKVLHFSCSSLVNLNLLFNQEMLCSTPGALKSFSRSLRKLTIGLCCELVATSTCEALHDLTALEKLEVSECDELISLPQGMRHLTSLRYLTVTNCRNLETLPDWLWNSASRPELFISGCPKLRQLEVPVHYYA, from the coding sequence ATGGAGGCGGCCATTCTGCGGCGTGCGCTCGAGAAGCTTTCGTCTCATGAGGTCACGAGAGTCATCACACGCGCTGAATCAACTGAACGCGATGGGCTGATTGGTCAGCTGACCAATATTTATTTGGCGGTTTGGACTGTAGGATGGCCGTATTGGGCATCGCCGAAAAGGCGCGAACTTGAAGATGCGTGTTCCTTAACTGATCGTTTAGTTGATTTGATCCATAACTTTCCGCACAGATCACACGCAGTAACACAGGTACGTGCACTTATTCCTGGCCCCAACTTTAGCCACAAGCTTCGGCGGATGAAagagattattttttatttttggagagaTCAGATGATAGAGATTTTATACTGCAAATCCGCCGACTTGCTCGATGCCAAGTACCAAGGCGACATTGATTCCAACTTAAAGAAGTTGAATTATATGTTCGATCAAATTTTCGGTGCACTTTTCAGTAGACCAGTTGCGTTGGATTGTCCTAGAGAATGGAATGCTCCGGTAATTCCCCGGCGGAGTGGCACATTGAGATCGGCATCTGTGGAATCGGAAATTTTAGGAAGAGATGAAGACAAAGAAAAGATCTTGCAGATCATCTTTTCTGGACCGTCCGACGGCCTCCGTTTTGTTCACATTTCCGGTCGTGACGGATCGGGAAAGACAGCCCTTGCTCGGCTGGTTTACAATGACCCGCGTGTGAAGAAATACTTCGACTGCCGAATGTGGGTCACTACGCCTGAAGATTCTGATATCGAGCTGATTGTGATGAAAATTATAAACTGTGTAACCCAGTTAGCAAATCATACGCTAGATTTAGGATCACTCGATAAGCTGTGCGATTATCTTTGCCAAGTCCTGCGTGGGAGGAGATTTTTCCTTGTTCTGGACGACATCTGGGTGGAAAATGAAAGTGAGTGGGAAACATTTAAGCCGTTTTTGAGTGTTGGCGAGGGAGGGAGTACTGTCATCATGACCACACGAGGTAGAGATTCGGTGATAATTGAGTCTGCTGTCCCATATGAACTTGAACCATTACCAGAAGATGTATGCTTTGATCTGTTAGTGAAGAAAGCTTTCGGAACTGAAAACGAGTTGGACTCTGGGATAGTTAAGAAGATAGTAGAATTGTGTCGTAGCTTGCCCATAGCAAATAACATGATAGGTGGGATTTTGCAGTGTCACCCAAAAAATGCAAGCCACGTACTGGAGTATCTGAATTCACATAGTAATGGAGATCTAAATATACATACTTTGATCAAATTCAGCTATTATACTTTGCCATGGCATCTCAAGCTTTGCATTTTGTACCTGACGATGTTCCCTAAAGATCATACTTTTGATAAGCAGGAAATAATTGATTTATGGAATGTTAATGGCTTCATTCCGTGCACACAACAAGATGGTATAATCAAAGATTATGGTCGTCATTGCTTCAATATATTGGTCTCTTATCACTTCCTTCAGGAGGTGCAATACCCAGAAGGCCAAGGAAATTTAAAATACTGTATTAATTCTCAAGTATATACTTTTTTGAACTATGCTGTTGGAAGTAAACACATGGCAACAAATGCCATTGACGGGATGATGTGTGTAAAAATGAGTGATGACCTACGTGCTTCCCCAGAACAGATTAGACATTTATCATTGTTATGTGATGAGAACACTAGGACATTTCTCAGTGCTTTATCACGTTGCCCAAATCTACAGACATTGCTTTTAGTTAAAAACAGCAAAATGGATGAGCTTAAGCAGAAAATCGGGATTACACAGATTAATGATGACTTTTTCTCCCGTTTAAAATATCTCCGTGTGTTGGATCTACATTCCTGTGCCATTTCAGAGCTACCTAAATCAATTAAGAGCTTATCATTCCTAAGGTACCTCAATCTTTCAGAAACTGATATAGAAACTATTCCGGAGTCTATAGGGAACCTCCAGGAACTACAGATTCTTAACCTCTCTTATTGCAAGAATTTTCATACAATTCCAGAGTTGATTGGGGGCCTCCAGAATATGCTGATTCTTAATCTCTCTCATTGCAAGGAACTTTGTACTCTTCATCCTTCCATCACCAAGCTTCGAAATTTAGAAACTTTAAACCTTGAAGGTTGTTGTAAGCTTGACAGTTTGCCTGAAAGCATGTATTCTTTAAGAGAGCTGAGACATCTTAATATCCTAGGGTGTTCCTCGTTAACTACCATTCCACATCAAATGGGGCGGTTATCCAACCTCCAGACACTATCAAGATTCATTGTGACTGCTGAGAGAGGGCGCAAAATCGAGGAGCTAGGGAGCTTAGATAATCTTAAAGGTGCATTACAGATCGAGAACCTTGAGAAGGCGTTGGACCCGGAAGATGCCAAAAGAGCACAGTTGAATTCTAAGAGAAATATTACGTCGTTGGCATTGTATTGGAGTTGGTTGAACTTCTATAATGATGATAGTGAAGCTTCTGATAGAACTGCGCAGCAAGTTCTTGAAGCCCTGCAACCGCCTCCAAGTTTAGAGATTCTAGACATATTTTCATACCCTGGAACAGGGGCACCTCAATGGATGACAAATGGGAAGTCAACTCTTGAATATATGGTAGAGATTAGACTAGTTAACCTTAAGAGATTGAAAAGTTTACCACCACTTGGACAATTTCCTTGTCTTAAGGTCATCGAGATAAGAGGAATGAATGCAGTGACCTGTGTTGATGATACATTTTCTGGAAATGATGGTACATTCCCAAAACTAGAAAAACTTACTTTCTTTCGATTGCCTAATCTGCAGAAATGGGTGATGGAAGATAATCAGAACAAATTCCCTCATCTTAGAGATTTGACAGTAGCTCATTGCCCTAAGCTGAAGGTGCTGCACTTTAGTTGCTCTTCTCTTGTAAACTTGAATCTGCTGTTTAATCAAGAAATGCTGTGTAGCACACCTGGAGCTCTGAAATCTTTCAGTAGATCTCTTCGAAAGCTCACAATTGGATTATGCTGTGAGCTGGTTGCAACTTCAACATGTGAGGCACTGCATGACCTTACTGCTTTGGAGAAGTTGGAAGTATCTGAGTGCGATGAGCTGATTAGTTTGCCACAGGGCATGCGCCATCTTACGTCCCTCCGTTACCTGACCGTAACGAACTGTAGAAATTTGGAGACTTTGCCAGATTGGCTATGGAACTCTGCATCCCGGCCTGAATTGTTCATATCTGGTTGCCCAAAGCTTCGTCAGCTAGAAGTACCGGTGCACTACTATGCTTGA